One Nocardioidaceae bacterium SCSIO 66511 genomic window carries:
- a CDS encoding L-threonylcarbamoyladenylate synthase — translation MARYFDVHPENPQPRAIGQATDLVRSGGLIAYPTDSCFALGCQPGNKDGLDRIRRIRRLDDKHHFTLVCRDFSQLGQYVHVDNSIFRAVRSATPGQYTFILPATHEVPRRLLHPKKKTVGVRIPDHTVVRALLEALGEPLLSSTLLLPDEDEPMTQGWEIKERLDHEVDAVLDSGDCGVEPTTVVDLSQGYPEVVRRGAGDPARFE, via the coding sequence ATGGCGCGATACTTCGACGTACACCCGGAGAATCCTCAGCCCCGCGCGATCGGGCAGGCGACCGATCTGGTGCGCAGCGGCGGCCTGATCGCGTACCCGACCGACTCGTGCTTCGCGCTCGGCTGCCAGCCGGGCAACAAGGACGGCCTGGACCGCATCCGGCGGATCCGCCGACTCGACGACAAGCACCATTTCACGTTGGTGTGCCGCGACTTCTCGCAGCTCGGGCAGTACGTACACGTCGACAACTCGATCTTCCGGGCAGTGCGCTCGGCGACGCCCGGCCAGTACACGTTCATCCTCCCGGCCACACATGAGGTGCCGCGCCGGTTGCTGCATCCGAAGAAGAAGACGGTCGGCGTACGCATTCCCGACCACACGGTCGTACGCGCACTGCTGGAGGCGTTGGGGGAGCCGTTGTTGTCCAGCACGCTGCTGCTGCCCGACGAGGACGAGCCGATGACGCAGGGGTGGGAGATCAAGGAGCGCCTCGACCACGAGGTCGACGCAGTGCTCGACTCCGGCGACTGCGGTGTCGAGCCGACGACGGTGGTCGATCTGTCGCAGGGCTACCCGGAGGTCGTACGCCGCGGGGCCGGCGATCCGGCGCGGTTCGAGTAG
- the dnaJ gene encoding molecular chaperone DnaJ → MNPDYYEILGVSRDASPEEIKRAYRRKARELHPDVNPDPETQEQFKLVTAANEILSDPEKRAMYDRGGDPLSGAGGGFGQGFSFSDIMDAFFGQQGGAQRGPRARMRRGQDALLRLDVELAEAAFGVSKELKVDTAVVCTTCEGSGAAEGSEPVTCTTCHGRGEVQHVQRSFLGDIRTARPCPTCQGYGSVIPNPCPECAGDGRVRSRRTINVKIPAGVDTGTRVQLSGEGEVGPGGGPAGDLYVEIDVAQHGLFTRDGDDLLCDVTVPMTAAALGTHVDLPTLEAETGAADVDKTVPLDIESGTQSGEQVVVRGRGVPRLRRSGRGDLIVQVVVETPTKLDTEQRELLEKLAQVRDEEKPRGTVTPPHKGVFGRLRDAFGAR, encoded by the coding sequence ATGAATCCCGACTACTACGAGATCCTCGGCGTATCACGCGACGCATCGCCCGAGGAGATCAAGCGCGCCTACCGCCGTAAGGCGCGTGAGCTGCATCCCGACGTCAATCCCGATCCGGAGACGCAGGAGCAGTTCAAGCTCGTCACTGCGGCCAACGAGATCCTCTCCGACCCCGAGAAGCGGGCGATGTACGACCGGGGCGGCGATCCGCTCTCGGGGGCCGGCGGCGGCTTCGGGCAGGGCTTCTCGTTCAGCGACATCATGGACGCCTTCTTCGGGCAGCAGGGCGGCGCGCAGCGCGGTCCGCGGGCGCGGATGCGCCGTGGCCAGGACGCCTTGCTGCGGCTGGACGTCGAGCTGGCGGAGGCGGCGTTCGGCGTCAGCAAGGAGCTCAAGGTCGATACGGCCGTCGTGTGCACGACCTGTGAGGGCAGTGGTGCCGCCGAAGGTTCGGAGCCGGTGACCTGCACGACCTGTCACGGCCGCGGCGAGGTGCAGCACGTACAACGCTCGTTCCTGGGCGATATTCGTACCGCACGACCGTGCCCGACCTGCCAGGGCTACGGCAGCGTCATCCCGAATCCATGCCCCGAGTGCGCGGGTGACGGGCGCGTACGCTCGCGCCGCACGATCAACGTGAAGATCCCGGCCGGCGTCGACACGGGTACGCGGGTCCAGCTTTCCGGCGAGGGTGAGGTCGGACCCGGCGGTGGGCCCGCCGGCGACCTCTATGTCGAGATCGATGTGGCGCAGCATGGGTTGTTCACCCGCGACGGTGACGACCTGCTGTGTGACGTGACGGTTCCGATGACCGCAGCCGCGCTGGGCACCCACGTCGACCTGCCGACTCTCGAGGCGGAGACGGGCGCGGCAGACGTCGACAAGACGGTGCCGCTCGACATCGAGTCGGGTACGCAGTCCGGCGAGCAGGTCGTCGTACGTGGTCGCGGCGTGCCTCGGCTGCGGCGCAGCGGGCGCGGTGACCTGATCGTCCAGGTCGTCGTGGAGACGCCGACCAAACTCGACACCGAGCAGCGCGAGCTGCTCGAGAAGCTCGCGCAGGTACGCGACGAGGAGAAGCCGCGCGGCACTGTGACTCCACCACACAAAGGTGTTTTCGGTCGGCTTCGCGACGCCTTCGGCGCACGGTAG
- the hrcA gene encoding heat-inducible transcriptional repressor HrcA translates to MLDERKLSVLRAIVEDYVSTQEPVGSRSLVERHGLGVSPATVRNDMAALEEDGFIAQPHTSAGRIPTDKGYRLFVDRLAAVRSLSTPERRAIETFLDGAVDVDDVVQRSVRILAQLTHQIAIVQYPSLTRSSVRHVEIVEVEHQRLLLVLITSSGRVDQRIVELETELDDDLLATLRTRVASATIGQRLPEASKRLLEIVEQFAPDQRGMVTLVVTALTEAFSDERADERVAVGGTSNLAQFGADFDSSIRPVLEALEEHVVLLKLLGEATSPSMLTVRIGSEVPYEELTTTSVVATGYGSDDEPLANLGIMGPTRMDYPATIASVRAVARYVGRTLNET, encoded by the coding sequence ATGCTCGACGAGCGCAAGCTCTCGGTGCTACGTGCCATCGTCGAGGACTACGTCTCCACCCAGGAGCCGGTCGGGTCGCGATCCCTCGTCGAACGGCACGGACTCGGTGTGTCCCCGGCGACCGTTCGTAACGACATGGCCGCGCTGGAGGAGGACGGCTTCATCGCGCAGCCGCATACCAGCGCCGGTCGGATCCCCACCGACAAGGGCTACCGCCTGTTCGTCGACCGGCTCGCGGCCGTCCGGAGCCTCTCGACGCCCGAGCGGCGCGCGATCGAGACGTTCCTCGACGGCGCCGTCGACGTCGACGACGTCGTGCAGCGCAGCGTACGCATCCTCGCCCAGCTGACGCATCAGATCGCGATCGTCCAGTACCCCTCGCTGACCCGCTCGTCGGTCCGCCACGTCGAGATCGTCGAGGTAGAGCACCAGCGGCTTCTGTTGGTGTTGATCACCAGCAGCGGGCGCGTCGACCAGCGGATCGTCGAGCTCGAGACCGAGCTCGACGACGACCTGCTCGCCACCTTGCGTACGAGGGTCGCGTCCGCCACGATCGGCCAACGGCTGCCGGAGGCCTCGAAGCGGCTGCTCGAGATCGTCGAGCAGTTCGCCCCCGACCAGCGCGGCATGGTGACCCTCGTCGTCACCGCGCTCACCGAGGCGTTCTCCGACGAGCGCGCCGATGAGCGGGTCGCGGTCGGCGGCACCTCCAACCTCGCGCAGTTCGGCGCCGACTTCGACTCGTCGATCCGCCCGGTGCTCGAGGCGCTCGAGGAGCACGTCGTACTGTTGAAGTTGCTGGGCGAGGCGACCTCACCGAGCATGCTGACCGTACGGATCGGCTCGGAGGTTCCGTACGAGGAGCTCACCACGACCTCCGTGGTGGCCACCGGTTACGGCAGTGACGACGAGCCGCTGGCGAATCTCGGCATCATGGGGCCCACCCGCATGGACTACCCCGCGACGATCGCGTCCGTACGCGCGGTCGCCCGCTATGTCGGTCGAACTCTGAACGAGACCTGA
- a CDS encoding MBL fold metallo-hydrolase, with the protein MPITLTSHGWTQLGPHSYARRYEPYDITIGLVMGSDNLLVVDTRASVSEGEQLLSDIRTLTDKPIAGVVNTHSHFDHVQGNDAFADSPVIAHESLDGSDITLSSAWSIDLGDCLVEVVHPGPAHTGGDTVVKIVPDRVAYVGDLVEESGPPVYGDDSYPLEWGNALDFVVGLCEPEATIVPGHGDAVDRDFVQEQRQTIVDVANQIRAAAAAGQSVDDALAQEWPLSAESVTQALRRGFEQLGVATP; encoded by the coding sequence GTGCCTATCACTCTCACGTCGCACGGCTGGACCCAGCTCGGGCCGCATTCGTACGCCCGCCGTTACGAGCCCTACGACATCACGATCGGGCTCGTCATGGGCTCCGACAACCTGCTGGTCGTCGACACCCGCGCGAGCGTATCGGAGGGCGAACAGCTGCTGTCGGACATCCGTACGCTCACCGACAAGCCGATCGCCGGTGTCGTCAACACCCATTCGCATTTCGACCACGTACAGGGCAACGACGCCTTCGCGGACTCGCCGGTGATCGCGCACGAGTCGTTGGACGGGTCCGACATCACGCTGTCGTCGGCATGGTCGATCGATCTCGGTGACTGCCTCGTCGAGGTGGTGCACCCGGGTCCTGCGCACACCGGCGGCGACACCGTGGTCAAGATCGTGCCCGACCGCGTGGCGTACGTCGGCGACCTAGTCGAAGAGTCGGGTCCGCCGGTGTACGGCGACGACTCGTACCCGCTCGAATGGGGCAACGCGCTCGACTTCGTCGTCGGCCTCTGCGAGCCGGAGGCGACGATCGTGCCCGGACACGGCGATGCCGTCGACCGCGACTTCGTGCAGGAGCAGCGCCAGACCATCGTCGACGTCGCGAACCAGATCCGCGCCGCCGCAGCCGCCGGCCAGTCCGTCGACGACGCGCTGGCGCAGGAGTGGCCGCTCAGTGCGGAGTCGGTCACACAGGCACTACGGCGTGGCTTCGAGCAGTTGGGGGTCGCGACGCCCTAG
- a CDS encoding DUF3097 domain-containing protein — MTYDRYGSDVLSGDWRAPKGGRAQPAEASLDLVVEEVTTDFCGAIVRVDRDLDTVELEDRKGKRRTFPLGPGFLLEGRPVILHAPVRKGPGRATHTASGSVAVHGAKARVARASRIYVEGRHDAELVEKVWGDDLRIEGIAVEYLEGVDELGEHLRAFGPAPGRTVGVLVDHLVPGSKESRIAANVAKSPLGKHVLIVGHPYVDIWQAVKPQRVGLERWPTVPRNVPWKHGICQALGWPHRTQADVAHAWKRILGRVESYADLEPALLGRVEELIDFVTGDR; from the coding sequence GTGACGTACGACAGGTATGGCTCCGATGTGTTGTCCGGTGACTGGCGTGCGCCGAAGGGCGGCCGCGCGCAGCCTGCGGAGGCCTCGCTCGACCTGGTCGTAGAGGAGGTCACCACCGACTTCTGCGGTGCGATCGTGCGTGTCGACCGCGACCTCGACACGGTCGAGCTCGAAGACCGCAAGGGCAAACGGCGGACGTTCCCGCTCGGGCCCGGGTTCCTACTCGAGGGCAGGCCGGTGATCCTGCACGCACCCGTACGCAAGGGGCCCGGGCGTGCCACCCACACTGCCTCCGGTTCGGTCGCCGTGCACGGGGCGAAGGCACGCGTCGCGCGCGCCAGTCGGATCTACGTCGAAGGCCGCCACGACGCCGAGCTGGTCGAGAAGGTCTGGGGCGACGACCTGCGTATCGAGGGCATCGCCGTCGAGTACCTAGAGGGCGTCGACGAGCTCGGCGAACATCTGCGCGCATTCGGGCCGGCACCCGGGCGTACGGTCGGCGTGCTCGTCGACCACCTCGTGCCCGGGTCGAAGGAGAGCCGCATCGCGGCCAATGTCGCCAAGAGTCCGCTCGGCAAGCATGTGCTGATCGTCGGGCACCCGTACGTCGACATCTGGCAGGCGGTCAAACCGCAACGCGTCGGCCTCGAGCGCTGGCCGACGGTGCCGCGCAACGTGCCGTGGAAGCACGGCATCTGCCAGGCGCTCGGCTGGCCGCACCGTACGCAGGCCGACGTCGCGCACGCGTGGAAACGCATCCTCGGCCGCGTCGAGTCGTACGCCGACCTCGAGCCGGCGCTGCTCGGCCGGGTCGAGGAGCTGATCGACTTCGTCACCGGCGACCGCTGA
- a CDS encoding amino acid ABC transporter ATP-binding protein, with translation MSAVSTTDAVVEVTDLHKSFGDNHVLRGIDFSVRRGEVVCVIGASGSGKSTFLRCINLLEQPESGTVFVRGTDITDRDCDIDGARRHIGMVFQQFNLFPHKRVLANCTIAQETVLRRKSEEAERIARENLERVGLSEKVDQYPSQLSGGQQQRVAIARALSMEPQLMLFDEPTSALDPELVGEVLSVMRRLAEEGMTMIVVTHEMAFAREVADRVVFMDGGVIVEEGPPAQVIGDPQQERTRAFLRRVLDPTNAD, from the coding sequence ATGTCCGCCGTTTCGACCACTGACGCCGTCGTCGAGGTCACTGACCTGCACAAGTCGTTCGGCGACAACCATGTGCTGCGCGGCATCGACTTCTCCGTACGAAGGGGCGAGGTCGTCTGCGTGATCGGCGCTTCGGGATCGGGCAAGTCGACCTTCCTGCGTTGCATCAACCTGCTGGAGCAACCCGAGTCCGGCACGGTGTTCGTACGGGGCACTGACATCACCGACCGCGACTGCGACATCGACGGCGCGAGGCGTCATATCGGCATGGTGTTCCAGCAGTTCAACCTGTTTCCGCACAAGCGAGTGCTCGCGAACTGCACCATCGCCCAGGAGACGGTGCTGCGACGTAAGTCCGAGGAAGCGGAGCGGATCGCGCGCGAGAACCTGGAGCGGGTCGGTCTGAGCGAGAAGGTCGATCAGTACCCGTCGCAGCTGTCGGGTGGTCAGCAGCAGCGGGTGGCGATCGCGCGGGCTCTGTCGATGGAGCCGCAGCTGATGCTGTTCGACGAGCCGACGTCCGCGCTCGACCCGGAGCTGGTCGGCGAGGTGCTGTCGGTCATGCGCCGCCTCGCTGAGGAAGGCATGACGATGATCGTCGTCACCCACGAGATGGCGTTCGCCCGCGAGGTGGCAGATCGCGTCGTGTTCATGGACGGCGGCGTCATCGTGGAGGAAGGCCCGCCAGCGCAGGTGATCGGCGATCCGCAGCAGGAGCGTACGAGGGCGTTCCTGCGCCGCGTACTCGACCCCACCAACGCCGACTGA
- a CDS encoding amino acid ABC transporter permease — MADTTTAEPKPRLSPRKRAQRIRIAQYALLVAIVLVAAFAANWGKIVDVFFNPDYMKTTFQQGLWDALLKTIEYSLGGFVLGLAGGTLLALMRLSSVGPYRWIAAAYVEFFRGLPTLVVFMVLALLPIAFDGLTVPFDPYGVAWLSLGIVGSAYMAETIRGGIEAVPRGQTEAARTLGMTSAQATRKIVLPQAFRTMLPPLTNELILLVKDSSLIYVVGFSAAYYDLTKLGRELANTTLNLTPLVVAGFAYLIITVPLSYLVRRLEARTGGANVRRFDH; from the coding sequence ATGGCTGATACGACCACCGCGGAGCCCAAACCAAGACTGAGCCCGCGCAAGCGGGCACAGCGCATCCGCATCGCTCAGTACGCTCTGCTGGTTGCGATCGTCCTCGTCGCCGCCTTCGCGGCGAACTGGGGCAAGATCGTCGACGTCTTCTTCAACCCGGACTACATGAAGACGACCTTCCAGCAAGGTCTCTGGGACGCTCTCCTGAAGACGATCGAGTACTCGCTCGGAGGGTTCGTACTCGGGCTGGCGGGCGGTACATTGCTGGCCCTGATGCGGCTGTCGTCGGTCGGGCCCTACCGCTGGATCGCGGCGGCGTACGTCGAGTTCTTCCGCGGGCTTCCCACCCTGGTCGTCTTCATGGTCCTCGCCTTGCTGCCGATCGCGTTCGACGGGCTCACCGTTCCGTTCGATCCCTACGGTGTCGCCTGGCTCTCTCTCGGCATCGTCGGCAGCGCGTACATGGCCGAGACGATCCGCGGCGGTATCGAGGCCGTGCCTCGCGGGCAGACCGAGGCCGCGCGAACGCTCGGCATGACCTCGGCGCAGGCGACGCGCAAGATCGTGCTGCCGCAGGCGTTCCGGACGATGCTGCCGCCGCTGACCAACGAGCTGATCCTGCTGGTCAAGGACTCCTCGCTGATCTACGTAGTCGGGTTCTCGGCCGCGTACTACGACCTGACGAAGCTCGGTCGCGAGCTCGCCAACACGACCCTGAACCTGACGCCGTTGGTGGTCGCCGGATTCGCGTACCTGATCATCACCGTCCCGCTGTCGTACCTCGTACGCCGGCTCGAGGCACGTACCGGAGGTGCGAATGTCCGCCGTTTCGACCACTGA
- a CDS encoding ABC transporter substrate-binding protein, translating into MSSPVRRVRRLAAAAAALSAVFTLSACGGDDEGGTAKGIELVSEGKLTVCTHLPYQPFQFRDDSGEVVGFDVDMLDLLAKDLDVDMEVVDIAWEQIMSGAVFASKKCDIGMGAMTITDERADALLISDPYFDATQALLVPADSSVESLADLDGKKLGVQTDTTGQEYAEGEADANGYEMIVFDDSISEFNGVKTGKVDASINDNTVLTDFAKQNDDVKVAAEFDTGEQYGFPAEKGDANAEKLVDRFNELLAKAKKDGEYDKIYKEWFGTTPGANSDG; encoded by the coding sequence ATGAGTTCGCCCGTGCGACGAGTCCGCAGACTGGCGGCCGCGGCCGCCGCCCTGAGCGCCGTTTTCACCTTGAGCGCCTGCGGTGGTGACGACGAAGGCGGCACCGCGAAGGGCATCGAACTGGTCAGCGAGGGCAAGCTGACGGTCTGCACCCACCTGCCGTACCAACCGTTCCAGTTCCGCGACGACAGCGGTGAGGTGGTCGGGTTCGACGTCGACATGCTCGACCTGCTGGCGAAGGACCTCGACGTCGACATGGAGGTCGTCGACATCGCCTGGGAGCAGATCATGTCCGGCGCGGTGTTCGCGTCGAAGAAGTGCGACATCGGCATGGGCGCCATGACGATCACCGACGAGCGCGCTGATGCACTGCTCATCTCCGATCCGTACTTCGACGCCACCCAAGCGCTGCTCGTACCGGCCGATTCGTCGGTCGAGAGCCTGGCCGATCTCGACGGGAAGAAGCTCGGCGTGCAGACCGACACAACAGGTCAGGAGTACGCGGAGGGGGAGGCCGACGCGAACGGCTACGAGATGATCGTCTTCGACGACTCGATCTCGGAGTTCAACGGAGTGAAGACGGGCAAGGTCGACGCCTCGATCAACGACAACACAGTGCTGACCGATTTCGCCAAGCAGAACGACGACGTCAAGGTGGCGGCGGAGTTCGACACCGGCGAGCAGTACGGGTTCCCGGCCGAGAAGGGCGATGCCAACGCCGAGAAGCTGGTCGATCGGTTCAACGAACTGCTCGCCAAGGCGAAGAAGGACGGCGAGTACGACAAGATCTACAAGGAGTGGTTCGGTACGACGCCGGGCGCGAACTCCGATGGCTGA
- the hemW gene encoding radical SAM family heme chaperone HemW, whose product MPSTLPDGDPVPDDGALPKAALSSLHDEAFGVYVHVPFCATRCGYCDFNTYTASELGSGASRETYADLVMGEIALSARVLGSDLPPVSTVFFGGGTPTLLPDGALPSILERIDATYGLAAGAEVTTEANPDSVDAKSLARLRSGGINRISFGVQSAVPHVLATLDRTHDAARVPEVVAAARDAGFEQLSVDLIYGTPGESIADWQASLDYAVGLAPDHVSAYALIVEEGTALARQVARGEMAAPDDDEMADKYVLADEILSDAGMSWYELSNWARTPAARCRHNELYWTGANWWGFGPGAHSHIGGVRWWNVKHPAAYAQRLAGRRTPAHAREVLDDDTRRIERVLLESRLRDGLAVDVLDSSGAAAVPGLVSDGLVVQDDGFLILTRRGRLLADAVVHRLTP is encoded by the coding sequence GTGCCATCCACCCTTCCCGACGGCGACCCCGTGCCCGACGACGGCGCTCTGCCCAAGGCAGCGTTGTCGTCGTTGCACGACGAGGCGTTCGGTGTGTACGTTCACGTGCCGTTCTGCGCGACCCGGTGTGGCTACTGCGACTTCAACACCTATACGGCGTCCGAGCTGGGCAGCGGTGCGTCGCGGGAGACGTACGCCGACCTGGTGATGGGCGAGATCGCGCTCTCGGCGCGCGTGCTCGGGTCCGATCTGCCGCCGGTGTCGACCGTGTTCTTCGGCGGCGGCACACCGACGTTGCTGCCCGACGGCGCGCTGCCCAGCATCCTCGAACGGATCGACGCAACGTACGGGCTCGCTGCCGGGGCCGAGGTGACGACGGAGGCAAACCCGGACAGCGTGGACGCGAAGTCCCTTGCCCGGCTGCGTTCTGGTGGAATCAACCGCATCTCGTTCGGGGTGCAGTCGGCGGTGCCGCACGTACTCGCGACGCTCGACCGTACGCACGATGCCGCGCGCGTACCGGAAGTCGTAGCGGCAGCACGAGATGCGGGTTTCGAACAACTCAGCGTCGACCTGATCTACGGCACACCTGGCGAGTCGATCGCCGACTGGCAGGCGAGCCTCGACTATGCGGTGGGCTTGGCGCCCGATCACGTGAGTGCGTACGCCCTGATCGTCGAGGAGGGCACGGCGCTCGCACGGCAGGTCGCGCGCGGCGAGATGGCGGCTCCCGACGATGACGAGATGGCAGACAAGTACGTGCTCGCCGACGAGATCCTGTCGGACGCGGGCATGAGCTGGTACGAGCTCTCGAACTGGGCGCGTACGCCGGCCGCGCGCTGCCGCCACAACGAGCTGTACTGGACCGGCGCGAACTGGTGGGGGTTCGGGCCCGGAGCACACAGCCACATCGGGGGAGTGCGCTGGTGGAACGTCAAGCATCCGGCGGCGTACGCACAGCGCCTCGCGGGTCGGCGTACGCCGGCGCATGCCCGTGAGGTCCTCGACGACGACACCCGACGGATCGAACGCGTCCTGCTGGAGTCGAGGCTGCGCGACGGGCTGGCGGTCGACGTACTCGACAGCTCGGGAGCGGCTGCGGTTCCTGGTCTTGTCTCCGACGGGCTCGTCGTACAGGACGACGGCTTCTTGATCCTCACCCGACGCGGCCGGTTGCTCGCCGATGCCGTAGTGCACCGGCTCACACCGTGA
- a CDS encoding long-chain fatty acid--CoA ligase, which yields MTSQAEPPVDQASIDNRLPSMGAVFFDRVRRSPDAEAYRFPDAADGWQSRTWAETGSEVTRVAAGLIALGVEPEQRVAIASSTRYEWIVADLAIVASGAATTTVYPSTIAGDVQYIVADSDSVVVFAEDDGQIAKLREHRADLPDVAKVVTFDGAPDEGDDPWVITLEALEELGEKYLSEHPSVVDDRVAAIEPDSLATLIYTSGTTGRPKGVRLTNSAWTYEGAATTSQKQLDHTDLQFLWLPLAHSFGKVLLASQLQAGFATVVDGRIDKIVENIGIIKPTFMGAAPRIFEKAYGRIVTMIDEEGGIKAKLFHWAIGVGLKVSRARRNGEQLSPLLKVQHAVADKLVLSKVRERFGGRLKFFISGSAPLSYEVAEWFDAVGIIILEGYGLTETAAGSSLNRPWNYKFGTVGPPFPGTEFKIADDGEVLVRGPGVMAGYHNLEAETSQTMLDDGWFATGDIGELDDEGYLRITDRKKDLFKTSGGKYVAPSHIEGVFKGVCPLASQMIVHGADRNFCSAIITLDADAVTEWAAKHGMEGASYAEVAKSDVMREMMQGYVDELNSKLNRWETIKKFVILDHDLSIERDELTPSLKLKRRVVEDKHRDKLDALYE from the coding sequence ATGACCAGTCAGGCCGAGCCCCCCGTCGACCAGGCCAGCATCGACAACCGACTCCCCAGCATGGGCGCCGTCTTCTTCGACCGCGTACGCAGGTCACCCGACGCCGAGGCGTACCGGTTCCCCGATGCGGCCGATGGCTGGCAGAGCCGTACGTGGGCCGAGACCGGTTCCGAGGTCACTCGGGTCGCCGCAGGGCTGATCGCTTTGGGGGTCGAGCCGGAGCAGCGGGTCGCGATCGCATCGTCGACGAGGTACGAGTGGATCGTCGCCGATCTGGCGATCGTCGCGTCCGGCGCAGCGACCACCACCGTCTATCCGTCTACCATCGCGGGCGATGTGCAGTACATCGTCGCCGATTCCGACAGCGTCGTGGTGTTCGCCGAGGACGACGGCCAGATCGCCAAGCTGCGCGAGCATCGAGCCGACCTTCCCGACGTCGCCAAGGTCGTCACGTTCGACGGCGCACCCGATGAGGGCGACGACCCCTGGGTGATCACGCTCGAGGCACTGGAAGAGCTCGGCGAGAAGTACCTCTCTGAGCATCCGTCGGTCGTCGACGACCGTGTGGCGGCGATCGAGCCCGACAGCCTCGCCACCCTCATCTACACGTCGGGCACGACCGGCCGGCCGAAGGGCGTACGCCTGACCAACTCAGCCTGGACGTACGAAGGTGCGGCCACCACCTCGCAGAAGCAGCTCGACCACACCGATCTGCAGTTCCTGTGGCTGCCGCTGGCGCACTCCTTCGGCAAGGTGCTGCTCGCATCGCAGTTGCAGGCCGGGTTCGCAACGGTCGTCGACGGGCGCATCGACAAGATCGTCGAGAACATCGGCATCATCAAGCCGACGTTCATGGGCGCGGCTCCGCGAATCTTCGAGAAGGCGTACGGCCGCATCGTCACCATGATCGACGAGGAAGGCGGCATCAAGGCGAAGCTGTTCCACTGGGCGATCGGCGTCGGCCTGAAGGTCTCGCGTGCACGTCGCAACGGCGAGCAGCTCTCCCCGCTGCTGAAGGTGCAGCATGCGGTGGCCGACAAGCTGGTGCTGTCGAAGGTGCGTGAGCGGTTCGGCGGACGACTGAAGTTCTTCATCTCCGGATCGGCGCCGCTGTCGTACGAGGTGGCGGAGTGGTTCGACGCCGTCGGCATCATCATCCTGGAGGGCTACGGCCTGACCGAGACCGCGGCGGGCAGCAGCCTGAACCGCCCCTGGAACTACAAGTTCGGCACGGTCGGCCCACCCTTCCCGGGCACGGAGTTCAAGATCGCCGACGACGGCGAGGTCCTCGTACGCGGGCCGGGGGTGATGGCCGGCTACCACAACCTGGAGGCCGAGACGTCGCAGACGATGCTCGACGACGGCTGGTTCGCCACCGGCGACATCGGCGAGCTCGATGACGAAGGCTACCTGCGCATCACCGACCGCAAGAAGGACCTCTTCAAGACCTCCGGCGGCAAGTACGTCGCGCCGTCGCATATCGAGGGTGTGTTCAAGGGCGTCTGCCCCCTCGCGAGCCAGATGATCGTGCACGGTGCCGATCGCAACTTCTGCTCGGCGATCATCACCCTCGACGCCGACGCGGTCACCGAGTGGGCGGCGAAGCACGGGATGGAGGGCGCTTCGTACGCTGAGGTCGCGAAGTCGGATGTGATGCGCGAGATGATGCAGGGCTACGTGGACGAGCTGAACTCCAAGCTCAATCGCTGGGAGACGATCAAGAAGTTCGTCATCCTCGATCACGATCTGTCCATCGAGCGCGACGAGCTGACGCCGAGCCTGAAGCTCAAGCGCCGGGTCGTCGAAGACAAGCACCGCGACAAGTTGGATGCCCTCTACGAGTAG